From Danio rerio strain Tuebingen ecotype United States chromosome 7, GRCz12tu, whole genome shotgun sequence, the proteins below share one genomic window:
- the si:ch211-285c6.3 gene encoding serine/threonine-protein kinase Nek1 isoform X2, whose translation MGNKQSNKYPGYTLVKSNDEKKILVKNEKGDQFVVKKLSTRQEKDVNFLLHLDHPHIVHHKEIIRDGDDLYLVLDHCEGGDLAEKIKQATGQFSEKEILDWTVQICMALKHLHDQQILHKDLQPKSLLFTACGTIRLGEFDKWFTDVQTAETESLAYFAPENLHDTSYYEKSEIWRLGCIICEMCTLKKAFSSGNTDEIIKKICRSSYEHLPTNFSEDLQELIKDTLQVNPADRPSVSEILMRPFIIKHLREMSKKTVEELNKSLDELRTLADDLEKIHFNTTVGSLSGGVIGLVGGILSVVGLALTPFTLGASLIVTGVGIGVATAGGVASGVSNVTKMVNQRSNRQNIKMIITLFQEKINSTSCCIQNIKIAVETLKKELSTNRETFLNGTSAGARLGRGLGGIAELIPAIFPMRTMSKYNEK comes from the exons ATGGGCAACAAACAGTCAAACAAATACCCCGGCTACACATTAGTAAAGAGTAACGATGAGAAGAAGATCCTGGTGAAAAATGAAAAAGGGGATCAGTTTGTGGTTAAAAAGCTCAGCACTAGACAG GAAAAGGATGTGAACTTTCTGCTGCATCTCGATCATCCACACATCGTCCATCACAAGGAGATCATCAGAG ATGGTGATGATCTGTATCTTGTATTGGATCACTGTGAGGGTGGAGATCTTGCTGAGAAAATCAAACAAGCAACAGGCCAATTTTCTGAGAAAGAG attttggaCTGGACTGTGCAGATCTGTATGGCTTTAAAACACCTGCATGATCAACAGATTCTACACAAAGACCTGCAGCCCAAA AGCTTATTATTTACTGCATGTGGGACCATTCGTCTGGGAGAGTTTGATAAATG gtTCACTGATGTACAGACAGCAGAAACTGAATCCCTCGCATATTTTGCACCTGAGAATTTACATGACACATCTTATTATGAGAAAAG TGAGATCTGGAGGCTGGGATGTATCATCTGTGAGATGTGCACACTGAAGAAGGCT TTTTCATCAGGAAACACAGATGAGATTATTAAAAAGATTTGCAGGAGCTCCTATGAACATCTTCCTACAAACTTCTCTGAGGATCTGCAAGAGCTGATAAAAGACACACTTCAGGTTAATCCAGCAGATCGTCCGTCTGTCAGTGAGATCCTAATGAGGCCCTTTATCATCAAACACCTTAGAGAAATG AGCAAAAAAACTGTAGAAGAGCTTAATAAGAGTCTAGATGAGCTGAGAACACTGGCTGATGATTTAGAGAAGATCCACTTCAACACAACAGTCGGCAGTCTGTCAGGAGGAGTGATAGGACTGGTTGGAGGAATCTTATCTGTGGTGGGACTTGCTCTGACTCCATTCACACTCGGAGCATCTCTGATAGTGACAGGAGTGGGAATCGGTGTAGCAACTGCTGGTGGTGTTGCGTCTGGTGTGAGCAACGTGACAAAGATGGTTAATCAGCGTTCAAACCGGCAAAATATCAAAATGATCATAACATTGTTCCAGGAAAAAATCAACTCTACAAGCTGCTGCatccaaaacataaaaatagCAGTGGAAACTCTAAAGAAGGAGCTTTCCACAAACAGGGAGACATTTCTCAATGGCACAAGTGCTGGAGCTCGACTTGGACGAGGACTGGGAGGAATCGCTGAGCTTATTC CTGCAATTTTTCCAATGAGAACAATGAGCAAGTACAATGAGAagtaa
- the si:ch211-285c6.3 gene encoding uncharacterized protein si:ch211-285c6.3 isoform X1 has translation MGNKQSNKYPGYTLVKSNDEKKILVKNEKGDQFVVKKLSTRQEKDVNFLLHLDHPHIVHHKEIIRDGDDLYLVLDHCEGGDLAEKIKQATGQFSEKEILDWTVQICMALKHLHDQQILHKDLQPKSLLFTACGTIRLGEFDKWFTDVQTAETESLAYFAPENLHDTSYYEKSEIWRLGCIICEMCTLKKAFSSGNTDEIIKKICRSSYEHLPTNFSEDLQELIKDTLQVNPADRPSVSEILMRPFIIKHLREMSKKTVEELNKSLDELRTLADDLEKIHFNTTVGSLSGGVIGLVGGILSVVGLALTPFTLGASLIVTGVGIGVATAGGVASGVSNVTKMVNQRSNRQNIKMIITLFQEKINSTSCCIQNIKIAVETLKKELSTNRETFLNGTSAGARLGRGLGGIAELIRVIEVVNIGKIAAQAARAARAAEAATGVLSALFIIVDVFFVFLDSREIHNIRKYKALKESQQKSKSASNQTNNKNREKTSQLLSNTQEEELKSEAIKFVSKIRETTEELQTVLDTLQEGLSCNFSNENNEQVQ, from the exons ATGGGCAACAAACAGTCAAACAAATACCCCGGCTACACATTAGTAAAGAGTAACGATGAGAAGAAGATCCTGGTGAAAAATGAAAAAGGGGATCAGTTTGTGGTTAAAAAGCTCAGCACTAGACAG GAAAAGGATGTGAACTTTCTGCTGCATCTCGATCATCCACACATCGTCCATCACAAGGAGATCATCAGAG ATGGTGATGATCTGTATCTTGTATTGGATCACTGTGAGGGTGGAGATCTTGCTGAGAAAATCAAACAAGCAACAGGCCAATTTTCTGAGAAAGAG attttggaCTGGACTGTGCAGATCTGTATGGCTTTAAAACACCTGCATGATCAACAGATTCTACACAAAGACCTGCAGCCCAAA AGCTTATTATTTACTGCATGTGGGACCATTCGTCTGGGAGAGTTTGATAAATG gtTCACTGATGTACAGACAGCAGAAACTGAATCCCTCGCATATTTTGCACCTGAGAATTTACATGACACATCTTATTATGAGAAAAG TGAGATCTGGAGGCTGGGATGTATCATCTGTGAGATGTGCACACTGAAGAAGGCT TTTTCATCAGGAAACACAGATGAGATTATTAAAAAGATTTGCAGGAGCTCCTATGAACATCTTCCTACAAACTTCTCTGAGGATCTGCAAGAGCTGATAAAAGACACACTTCAGGTTAATCCAGCAGATCGTCCGTCTGTCAGTGAGATCCTAATGAGGCCCTTTATCATCAAACACCTTAGAGAAATG AGCAAAAAAACTGTAGAAGAGCTTAATAAGAGTCTAGATGAGCTGAGAACACTGGCTGATGATTTAGAGAAGATCCACTTCAACACAACAGTCGGCAGTCTGTCAGGAGGAGTGATAGGACTGGTTGGAGGAATCTTATCTGTGGTGGGACTTGCTCTGACTCCATTCACACTCGGAGCATCTCTGATAGTGACAGGAGTGGGAATCGGTGTAGCAACTGCTGGTGGTGTTGCGTCTGGTGTGAGCAACGTGACAAAGATGGTTAATCAGCGTTCAAACCGGCAAAATATCAAAATGATCATAACATTGTTCCAGGAAAAAATCAACTCTACAAGCTGCTGCatccaaaacataaaaatagCAGTGGAAACTCTAAAGAAGGAGCTTTCCACAAACAGGGAGACATTTCTCAATGGCACAAGTGCTGGAGCTCGACTTGGACGAGGACTGGGAGGAATCGCTGAGCTTATTCGTGTAATTGAAGTCGTTAATATTGGAAAAATTGCAGCTCAGGCCGCAAGAGCTGCTCGTGCAGCTGAAGCAGCCACCGGAGTTTTATCTgcactttttattattgttgacgTCTTCTTTGTTTTTCTTGACTCTAGAGAAATTCACAACATTCGCAAATATAAAGCCTTAAAAGAAAGTCAACAAAAATCTAAATCAGCCAGCAACCAAACCAATAACAAAAACCGTGAAAAAACAAGCCAGTTGCTGTCAAACACTCAGGAAGAAGAACTGAAGTCAGAGGCCATAAAATTTGTATCAAAAATAAGGGAGACAACAGAGGAGCTTCAAACTGTTCTGGATACACTACAAGAAGGTCTGAGCTGCAATTTTTCCAATGAGAACAATGAGCAAGTACAATGA